ttgttttattttagcagtacctaatacaaatattgtgggataatttaatttaatttttgctgGTATGCAccttattctttttcagttttaccATACTTGAATGAATGACatattttgtaagaaaataaattttagtatatatgataatttaaaacttAACTCCAGTATAACATAGGTACCTTTTAGGCAAATTGCTTATTAATCTTAGGGTTTTATTATTTGTGTTGCTACATGTGGGTGTAACGTATTTTACTAATAGACATATTTTTGTACAATGCTGAGAAACAGGCATTCATACAAACTCTGTTCATTTACTTTTTCACCTTCTATGCTTCTCTACATATGTAAAATTTTCAGTGGGTGTTTTATTACAACATTTTCCCCAAAGTTTTCATTGGTCATACTAAAGATTTTCCATCTATCTTTCATTTTCCTAAATTTTGTTGCACCATTCACGTATCTTCTGTAATGAAATGTACCAGGGATTCTGGCTCTCTTCATGACAtaatagaacaaaaataaaaacaagtacttTGTCTTTTCATTGAATATGCTTACAAGATTCCTATAAGTTTTAATAAGGGTTTCTCATTTTATGAATAAGGAGAATTAAGCTATGCACACAATAGAAATTTTTCTTAGTAGAACTAAGCAGTAACAATAGATTCAAATTCATGTCTGTCtccatttaaaagtaaatttgtgCTGTTTTGATTTAGACTTAATATAGTAAAATTTTTGTTTGCATACTGGTTTGAGATTTGGGTAATTTCAAGGGAAAATTCTATATAGCATATGTACTTTATtcttattcatttcaaaaatgtaagaaaagagaagtaattCAGTAAAATTTGAACCACCAAGCAATGTAGTAAagaatactgaaataaaaatagttaatggagggagtgagagagaaagagagagagagagaaatagaaagagagagagtcaaAACACTCAAGAAGATGAATAATATTCACATTGCAAAGCAGATGTAAGAGTTTTATTATATAATGAGTTCtattcatttgctttttgtcCCATCACTTGTATTTTATCATCAGCCTCCTAAACAACATGGTATCAGGAAACCAAACAGGTATCATGGAGTTTCTCCTCCTGGGACTCTCAGAGGATCCAGACTTGCAGTGCATTCTCTTTGGATTGTTCCTGTCAATGTATCTGGTCACAGTGCTTGGGAATCTGCTCATCATCCTGGCTATCACCTCTGACTCTCACCTTCatacccccatgtacttctttctctccaaTCTCTCATCCACTGACATCTGTTTCAGCACCAGTACAGTCCCCAAGATGCTGGTGAACATGAAGAGGCAGAGCAAAACCATCAGTTATACAGGCCCTCTCTCCCAGGTCTGCTTTGTCCTCATTTTTGCTGGATTGGAAAACTTTCTCCTTGCAGCAATGGCTTATGATTGTTATGTGGCCATCTGCTTTCCCCTTAGTTATAAAGTCATCATGAAAACCTGTCTGTgtactttattgattttgttcTCCTTGTTCATTAGCATTGGGGATGCCCTACTGCACAGTCTGATGATGTTACAGCTGTCCTTCTGCACAGATTTTGAAATCCCCCACTTCTGTGAACTTGACCAGGTTATCAAGCTTGCCTGTTCTGATACTCTCACCAATAATACCCTGGTGTCTACAGTGACTAGTTTATTTGGTGGTGTTCTTCTCCTTGgaattattttctcttatattaaaATTGTCTCCTGTATCCTGAGAATGCTATCAGCAGGGAGAAGGTATAAGGTTTTTTCCACATGTGGTTCTCATCTCTTTATTGTTTCCTTGTTCTATGGAACAGCCTTTGGTGTATACATTAGTTCTGCAGTTGCTGAAACATCCAGGATTACTGCAGTGGCTTCATTAATGTATACTGTAGTTCCTCCAAGGATGAACCCACTTATCTACAGCTTGAGCAACAGGGACATGAAAGAAGCCTTGAGGAAATTAATCAGAAGATCTTCTCTTTGACTGTGTCATGTCTTTGGACTTGGCCTTTTAGAATGCCTCAAGTTTGAAGTAAGTCAAATGGGGATCTCTTCCACTACCAATTTCTTTTGGCAGGAGGAGTAAGTATCATAATGACTAAGGATGTTTCTACTCAGGATTGGGAACTGACTTTGTTCTGTACTGGCATTGGGATTCTTGAAAATTCATGTGATGTGTCTTACCTATTTGAATGTGAGTTTCTACAAGACCATGGGCAATGATGAGTGTGTTCTAGCTGTTGAAAAGACACTTAACACAATTCTGGCAAACAGTAAATACTCAATGtattttttgttatcatattgCATACTAAGATCTTTATTTTGGACCTGTATGCCTTTTGATTTCATACAGTTATTTATACATATGCATCACAATTTAACTTCACTGATTTgagttttaatatatttcaacATTTTTGGTAGAGC
The sequence above is drawn from the Castor canadensis chromosome 14, mCasCan1.hap1v2, whole genome shotgun sequence genome and encodes:
- the LOC109678574 gene encoding olfactory receptor 7G1-like, giving the protein MVSGNQTGIMEFLLLGLSEDPDLQCILFGLFLSMYLVTVLGNLLIILAITSDSHLHTPMYFFLSNLSSTDICFSTSTVPKMLVNMKRQSKTISYTGPLSQVCFVLIFAGLENFLLAAMAYDCYVAICFPLSYKVIMKTCLCTLLILFSLFISIGDALLHSLMMLQLSFCTDFEIPHFCELDQVIKLACSDTLTNNTLVSTVTSLFGGVLLLGIIFSYIKIVSCILRMLSAGRRYKVFSTCGSHLFIVSLFYGTAFGVYISSAVAETSRITAVASLMYTVVPPRMNPLIYSLSNRDMKEALRKLIRRSSL